A genomic window from Lotus japonicus ecotype B-129 chromosome 1, LjGifu_v1.2 includes:
- the LOC130714211 gene encoding aldehyde dehydrogenase family 3 member H1-like isoform X2 has product MKSVCIGLFLGASVPFHSRSFSDHLTRKSIGKQLQFHSHFLVFSSHSGSATISATEEVVEKPIFDGHKAALLVKDLRKSFDSGKTKSYEWRISQLKGIAKMLEEREKDIIAALDKDLSKPGFEAFLSEVSQTKSSCSEALKELSHWMKPEKVKTSITTYPSSAEIVSEPLGVVLVISTWNFPFLLSLDPVIGAISAGNAVVLKPSEIAPATSSLLANLLKDYLDNSAIRVIEGAVPETTALLEQKWDKILYTGSARVGRIVMAAAAKHLTPVILELGGKCPAVIDSNVNLLVAARRIIAGKWACNSGQACISVDYIITKKEFAPTLINALKEELEQFFGKDPLESKDMSRIVSPSQFARLVKLLDEDKVSDKIVLGGQKDEKQLKIAPTIILDAPDDSMVMQEEIFGPIMPIITVDNIEDSFSIIKSKPKPLAAYLFTNNEQLKKDYVENISSGGMLINDTILHVATPGLPFGGVEESGMGSYHGKFSFDGFSHKKSVLYRSFDADSSLRYPPYTPEKQRLLKALISGNIVRIILTLIGWSKE; this is encoded by the exons ATGAAAAGCGTATGTATTGGCCTGTTCCTTGGTGCCAG TGTCCCATTTCACAGCAGAAGCTTTTCGGACCATTTAACTAGAAAGAGCATTGGAAAGCAACTTCAATTCCACTCTCATTTCCTTGTTTTCTCTTCACACTC AGGTTCTGCTACTATATCAGCAACTGAAGAAGTAGTAGAGAAGCCTATATTTGATGGACACAAGGCTGCTTTGCTTGTTAAGGATCTTAGGAAGAGCTTTGATTCAGGCAAGACAAAAAGCTATGAATGGCGGATTTCCCAGTTGAAGGGCATAGCTAAGATGCTAGAAGAGCGGGAGAAGGACATCATTGCAGCACTTGATAAGGACCTTTCTAAACCTGGATTTGAAGCATTTCTATCTGAG GTGTCTCAAACAAAATCCTCTTGTAGTGAAGCACTTAAAGAACTGAGTCATTGGATGAAACCTGAAAAG GTAAAAACTTCAATTACAACATATCCATCATCAGCAGAGATTGTGTCAGAACCACTGGGAGTTGTGTTGGTCATCTCAACATGGAACTTTCCTTTCT TATTATCACTTGATCCAGTCATCGGAGCAATTTCGGCGGGTAATGCAGTGGTTCTTAAACCATCAGAAATTGCTCCAGCAACATCATCACTGCTTGCAAATTTGCTCAAAGATTATCTAGACAACTCTGCCATAAGAGTTATTGAAGGGGCTGTTCCTGAAACAACAGCACTCTTGGAGCAGAAGTGGGATAAGATACTGTACACAG GTAGTGCTAGAGTAGGTCGCATTGTCATGGCTGCTGCTGCAAAACATCTTACTCCAGTAATTCTTGAACTTGGAGGAAAGTGCCCAGCTGTTATCGATTCAAATGTCAATTTACTG GTTGCTGCTAGGAGGATAATAGCTGGAAAGTGGGCATGCAATAGTGGACAAGCATGCATTTCTGTTGATTATATCATCACAAAGAAAGAATTTGCACCAACACTT ATAAATGCTCTGAAAGAGGAACTGGAGCAATTTTTTGGAAAAGATCCATTGGAATCAAAAGACATGTCACGTATTGTGTCTCCATCCCAATTTGCAAGGCTTGTGAAGCTCTTAGATGAGGATAAGGTATCAGACAAAATTGTTTTAGGAGGTCAGAAGGATGAGAAGCAATT AAAGATTGCTCCAACCATCATATTGGATGCTCCTGACGATTCTATGGTAATGCAAGAGGAGATATTTGGACCAATAATGCCAATTATCACT GTTGACAACATTGAAGATAGCTTCAGCATAATCAAATCAAAGCCAAAACCTCTTGCTGCTTATCTCTTCACAAACAATGAGCAGTTGAAAAAGGATTATGTGGAAAACATATCTTCTGGAGGGATGCTCATAAATGACACTATCTTACAT GTTGCAACTCCTGGTCTTCCATTTGGAGGAGTTGAAGAGAGTGGAATGGGGTCTTACCATGGAAAATTCTCCTTTGATGGTTTCAGTCATAAGAAGTCAGTCCTGTATAGAAGTTTTGATGCAGACTCATCCCTGAGGTACCCACCATATACACCTGAAAAGCAAAGATTGTTGAAGGCCCTTATCAGTGGCAATATTGTCCGCATAATTCTTACTTTGATCGGATGGTCCAAAGAATAA
- the LOC130714187 gene encoding serine/threonine-protein phosphatase 7 long form homolog isoform X1 — translation MLNLFAFHRRMKGGRKRSRSSTVDDAEDRHERLHASTRRGDHRATSQAVEASAPSPSATPAGAPSPCPSATAPSGGPSTTAPSGTPAEPQPHPTPVSPMVELPLEETSGEQSSSEPSGEESASETASEASGEEEEPLILQEEIDAADVVPDVVAEGGADDDLIQRVAPFPGGPEDLSLLAHYPDHKAPWTWQALLRTDPRYVDRRTLRVATVGGKVWNLPCDGDSEAHTHVRQLLQQTGLYHLPWCGLPETDPAVVLALVERWHEETSSFHMPFGEMTITLDDVSALLHLPTGSRFYTPGRGERDEVAALCAQLLGGSVAAYLAEFEAAGGQNIRFITLKTMYTSAMDGGRYEDAARIWLVNQLGATLFASKSGGYHTTVYWIGMLEDLGRVSEYAWGAIALASLYEQLSRASRRKTAQIGGFTSLVLSWAYEYISSSVIIRTEVPGYTQDQPRAQRWSTSRIAHSGLDERRVMLDELTVDDITWTPFEDHRDVRPRDPRALYSGYIRTPYGRSVSRHLPERVMRQFGFIQDIPRHPSEIQTTGSLAETTDAAYAEFEPHLRPQGIPATYPGEAVEGYMRWYSRVSHVFIIPEDRREELSAVSAIRRGVELLEQSLEVPGALAPGTQPRILTERALDLFRRSSFVGTQGVAFSAIRGAAAAGGRARGGRARGGRPRGGGARGGRARGEGDPGEGVRGGRARGPRGRRGRGRGE, via the exons atgttaaatttgtttgcttttcataggagaatgaagggcgggagGAAGAGGTCTCGATCTTCTACAGTCGATGATGCAGAGGATCGCCACGagcgcttgcatgcttctacGCGGCGCGGCGACCATCGAGCAACTAGTCAGGCGGTTGAGGCTTCGGCCCCGTCTCCGTCTGCTACTCCGGCCGGGGCTCCGTCTCCGTGTCCGTCTGCTACAGCTCCGTCAGGTGGTCCATCTACTACAGCTCCGTCAGGTACTCCGGCTGAGCCTCAGCCTCATCCTACTCCGGTCTCTCCGATGGTTGAGTTACCTCTTGAGGAGACATCTGGCGAGCAGTCTTCTTCGGAGCCCAGTGGCGAGGAGTCTGCTTCTGAGACTGCTTCTGAGGccagtggtgaggaggaggagcctcttattctccaggaggagattgatgctgctgatgtTGTGCCAGATGTGGTGGCAGAGGGCGGCGCGGATGACGACCTCATCCAGAGGGTGGCACCGTTTCCTGGGGGGCCTGAGGATCTGTCGCTTCTTGCGCATTATCCTGACCACAAGGCTCCTTGGACGTGGCAGGCACTTCTTCGCACAGACCCGCGGTACGTGGACCGTCGGACATTGAGGGTGGCCACTGTTGGGGGGAAGGTATGGAACCTCCCCTGTGATGGCGATTCAGAGGCCCACACACATGTGCGACAGCTGCTGCAGCAGACGGGTTTGTATCACCTGCCTTGGTGCGGGTTACCGGAGACAGACCCAGCTGTCGTACTGGCCCTTGttgagagatggcatgaggagacgagtagcttccacatgccgttcggggagatgactatcaccctggacgatgtgtctgctcttctccatcttcccacagggtcgaggttctacactCCGGGCAGAGGGGAGCGAGACGAGGTTGCAGCGCTATGCGCCCAGCtcctgggaggatctgttgctgCTTATCTGGCTGAGTTTGAGGCGGCGGGTGGCCAGAACATTCGGTTcattactctgaagaccatgtacacgtctgctatggatg ggggacgctatgaggatgctgctaggatctggctggtgaaccagcttggtGCCACCCTCTTTGCCAGCAAGAGTGGTGGTTACCACACTACTGTCTACTGGATCGGGATGCTTGAGGACCTCGGTCGCGTGTCGGAGTACGCGTGGGGTGCGATTGCGCTGGCTTCGTTGTACGAACAGCTGAGTCGTGCATCCCGTAGGAAGACAGCGCAGATCGGTGGGTTCACCTCCCTCGTGCTGTCATGGGCGTATGAGTACATATCCAGCAGCGTCATTATCAGGACGGAGGTCCCCGGCTAcacacaggaccagcctagggcgcagcggtggtccacgtctcggatcgcgcattccggactcgatgagagacgagtcatgctcgatgagcttacagtggatgatatcacatggaccccttttgaggaccatcgagatgttcgaccgcgggatcccagggccctctattccggctacatccggacaccttacggccggtctgtgagccgacatctaccagagcgggttatgcgccagtttggcttcatacaggacatccctcgacacccctctgagatccagacgacggggtcccttgctgagaccacagatgctgcctatgctgagtttgagccgcacctccgccctcaggggatacctgctacatatccgggagaggcggtggagggttacatgaggtggtatagcagagtgtcacatgtgttcatcatccctgaggataggagggaggagcttagtgccgtg tctgccatacgtaggggtgtggagttgttggagcagtccCTGGAGGTGCCAGGTGCTCTTGCTCCAGGGACACAGCCCCGGATCCTCACGGAGAGGGCGCTCGATCTCTTTCGACGGAGTTCCTTCGTTGGTACCCAGGGAGTTGCCTTTTCTGCTATTCGAGGAGCCGCAGCTgcgggaggcagagctcgtggaggcagagctcgtggaggcagaccccgtggaggcggagctcgtggaggcagagctcgtggagagggtgatcctggagagggtgttcgtggaggtcgagctcgtggacccagaggtcgcagggggcggggtcggggagagtga
- the LOC130714241 gene encoding uncharacterized protein LOC130714241, which produces MEQDPNPFLRHCKGQSNNSGSSRPLIPGPAGAIQAAMYARRSTPNTPLIPTQEIVRRVLDHGSTETDPDFNSHAWLSALQEWGIATPLGSLTANVERVENVVAVIKSCTPNGFGDAKVTLKDPTGAVDASIHRKAFTHSEFANDITVGSVLVLQKV; this is translated from the exons ATGGAACAAGACCCAAATCCATTCCTCCGCCATTGCAAAGGTCAAAGCAACAACTCtggcagctctcgtcctctcattcctggcccggctggcgccatccaggctgccatgtatgcCCGTAGATCCACCCCTAACACACCACTCATTCCGACCCAGGAAATCGTGAGGCGTGTGCTAGATCATGgatcaaccgaaaccgatcctgatttcaactcacatgcttggctatcagccctgcaagagtggggaatagccactccgctgggctctctgacagcgaacgttgagagggtggagaatgttgttgctgttatcaaatcttgcactcccaatgggtttggagatgcgaaagttaccctcaag GACCCCACGGGTGCTGTTGATGCTAGCATCCACCGCAAGGCATTTACTCACAGTGAATTTGCGAatgacataactgttggatctgttctcgttctccaaaaggtctgA
- the LOC130714211 gene encoding aldehyde dehydrogenase family 3 member H1-like isoform X1 — MKSVCIGLFLGASSVPFHSRSFSDHLTRKSIGKQLQFHSHFLVFSSHSGSATISATEEVVEKPIFDGHKAALLVKDLRKSFDSGKTKSYEWRISQLKGIAKMLEEREKDIIAALDKDLSKPGFEAFLSEVSQTKSSCSEALKELSHWMKPEKVKTSITTYPSSAEIVSEPLGVVLVISTWNFPFLLSLDPVIGAISAGNAVVLKPSEIAPATSSLLANLLKDYLDNSAIRVIEGAVPETTALLEQKWDKILYTGSARVGRIVMAAAAKHLTPVILELGGKCPAVIDSNVNLLVAARRIIAGKWACNSGQACISVDYIITKKEFAPTLINALKEELEQFFGKDPLESKDMSRIVSPSQFARLVKLLDEDKVSDKIVLGGQKDEKQLKIAPTIILDAPDDSMVMQEEIFGPIMPIITVDNIEDSFSIIKSKPKPLAAYLFTNNEQLKKDYVENISSGGMLINDTILHVATPGLPFGGVEESGMGSYHGKFSFDGFSHKKSVLYRSFDADSSLRYPPYTPEKQRLLKALISGNIVRIILTLIGWSKE, encoded by the exons ATGAAAAGCGTATGTATTGGCCTGTTCCTTGGTGCCAG CAGTGTCCCATTTCACAGCAGAAGCTTTTCGGACCATTTAACTAGAAAGAGCATTGGAAAGCAACTTCAATTCCACTCTCATTTCCTTGTTTTCTCTTCACACTC AGGTTCTGCTACTATATCAGCAACTGAAGAAGTAGTAGAGAAGCCTATATTTGATGGACACAAGGCTGCTTTGCTTGTTAAGGATCTTAGGAAGAGCTTTGATTCAGGCAAGACAAAAAGCTATGAATGGCGGATTTCCCAGTTGAAGGGCATAGCTAAGATGCTAGAAGAGCGGGAGAAGGACATCATTGCAGCACTTGATAAGGACCTTTCTAAACCTGGATTTGAAGCATTTCTATCTGAG GTGTCTCAAACAAAATCCTCTTGTAGTGAAGCACTTAAAGAACTGAGTCATTGGATGAAACCTGAAAAG GTAAAAACTTCAATTACAACATATCCATCATCAGCAGAGATTGTGTCAGAACCACTGGGAGTTGTGTTGGTCATCTCAACATGGAACTTTCCTTTCT TATTATCACTTGATCCAGTCATCGGAGCAATTTCGGCGGGTAATGCAGTGGTTCTTAAACCATCAGAAATTGCTCCAGCAACATCATCACTGCTTGCAAATTTGCTCAAAGATTATCTAGACAACTCTGCCATAAGAGTTATTGAAGGGGCTGTTCCTGAAACAACAGCACTCTTGGAGCAGAAGTGGGATAAGATACTGTACACAG GTAGTGCTAGAGTAGGTCGCATTGTCATGGCTGCTGCTGCAAAACATCTTACTCCAGTAATTCTTGAACTTGGAGGAAAGTGCCCAGCTGTTATCGATTCAAATGTCAATTTACTG GTTGCTGCTAGGAGGATAATAGCTGGAAAGTGGGCATGCAATAGTGGACAAGCATGCATTTCTGTTGATTATATCATCACAAAGAAAGAATTTGCACCAACACTT ATAAATGCTCTGAAAGAGGAACTGGAGCAATTTTTTGGAAAAGATCCATTGGAATCAAAAGACATGTCACGTATTGTGTCTCCATCCCAATTTGCAAGGCTTGTGAAGCTCTTAGATGAGGATAAGGTATCAGACAAAATTGTTTTAGGAGGTCAGAAGGATGAGAAGCAATT AAAGATTGCTCCAACCATCATATTGGATGCTCCTGACGATTCTATGGTAATGCAAGAGGAGATATTTGGACCAATAATGCCAATTATCACT GTTGACAACATTGAAGATAGCTTCAGCATAATCAAATCAAAGCCAAAACCTCTTGCTGCTTATCTCTTCACAAACAATGAGCAGTTGAAAAAGGATTATGTGGAAAACATATCTTCTGGAGGGATGCTCATAAATGACACTATCTTACAT GTTGCAACTCCTGGTCTTCCATTTGGAGGAGTTGAAGAGAGTGGAATGGGGTCTTACCATGGAAAATTCTCCTTTGATGGTTTCAGTCATAAGAAGTCAGTCCTGTATAGAAGTTTTGATGCAGACTCATCCCTGAGGTACCCACCATATACACCTGAAAAGCAAAGATTGTTGAAGGCCCTTATCAGTGGCAATATTGTCCGCATAATTCTTACTTTGATCGGATGGTCCAAAGAATAA
- the LOC130714223 gene encoding aspartic proteinase Asp1-like, with translation MKSGKLGFFLLLLFLNSSACSAWFGSNKHKSSYANGRNSILPHETSSSSSSSSSYLSRFRSGSSVLLPVHGNVYPVGFYNVTLNLGNPPRPYYLDIDTGSDLTWLQCDAPCSRCSQTPHPLYRPSNDLVPCRNPLCASLHQTDNYDCEVQHQCDYEVEYADHYSSLGVLVNDVYVLNFTNGVQLKVRMALGCGYDQLFPDSSYHPLDGMLGLGRGKSSLVSQLNSQGLVRNVVGHCLSAQGGGYIFFGDVYDSSRLTWTPMSSRDLKHYVAGAAELIFGGKKTGIGGLLPVFDTGSSYTYFNSNAYQAVISWLKKELAGKPLKEAPDDQTLPLCWHGKRPFRSVYEVRKYFKPMALSFTSSGRTNTQFEIPPEAYLIVSNMGNVCLGILDGSEVGMGDLNLIGDISMLDKVMVFDNEKQLIGWAPADCNRVPNSRHVSI, from the exons ATGAAGTCAGGGAAATTAGGATTCTTTCTGCTTTTACTCTTCTTGAACTCCTCTGCTTGTTCAGCATGGTTTGGTAGTaacaaacacaaaagttcctaTGCAAATGGAAGAAACTCCATTCTTCCACATGAaacctcatcatcatcttcatcatcatcttcatactTAAGCCGTTTTCGTTCCGGCTCATCGGTTTTGTTACCCGTTCATGGCAATGTTTACCCTGTTGG GTTTTACAATGTTACTCTCAACCTAGGCAACCCACCCAGGCCATATTATCTTGACATTGACACCGGTAGCGACCTCACATGGCTTCAATGTGATGCCCCTTGTTCCCGTTGCTCTCAG ACACCCCATCCGCTTTACAGGCCCAGCAATGACTTAGTGCCCTGCAGGAATCCCCTTTGTGCTTCCCTGCACCAGACTGATAACTATGACTGTGAAGTCCAACATCAGTGTGACTACGAAGTTGAGTATGCAGACCATTACTCATCCCTTGGTGTGCTTGTCAATGATGTCTATGTTCTCAACTTCACAAATGGAGTACAACTTAAAGTTCGTATGGCACTTGG ATGTGGATATGATCAGCTTTTTCCAGATTCTTCTTACCACCCCTTAGATGGAATGCTTGGCCTTGGCAGGGGAAAATCCAGCTTGGTATCACAGTTGAATAGTCAGGGTTTGGTGCGAAATGTGGTTGGACACTGTTTGAGTGCACAAGGAGGAGGGTATATCTTCTTTGGGGATGTTTATGACTCTTCTCGACTGACTTGGACTCCAATGTCATCCAGAGATTT AAAACATTACGTAGCAGGGGCTGCCGAACTCATTTTTGGAGGGAAGAAGACTGGAATTGGAGGCCTTCTTCCTGTTTTCGACACGGGGAGTTCGTACACTTACTTCAACTCTAATGCTTACCAAGCAGTAATATCTTGG TTGAAGAAGGAATTAGCTGGAAAACCCCTGAAAGAAGCACCGGATGACCAAACTTTACCTCTTTGCTGGCATGGTAAAAGACCTTTTAGAAGTGTATATGAAGTCAGAAAATACTTCAAGCCTATGGCACTTAGTTTCACCAGCAGTGGGAGAACTAATACTCAGTTTGAAATCCCTCCTGAAGCATATCTGATTGTATCA AACATGGGAAATGTTTGCTTGGGCATTCTAGATGGCTCTGAAGTAGGAATGGGTGATCTGAACCTAATTGGAG ACATATCCATGCTAGACAAAGTGATGGTATTTGACAATGAGAAGCAACTGATTGGTTGGGCACCAGCAGATTGTAACCGGGTTCCAAATTCCAGACATGTCAGCATTTGA
- the LOC130714187 gene encoding serine/threonine-protein phosphatase 7 long form homolog isoform X2, with protein MKGGRKRSRSSTVDDAEDRHERLHASTRRGDHRATSQAVEASAPSPSATPAGAPSPCPSATAPSGGPSTTAPSGTPAEPQPHPTPVSPMVELPLEETSGEQSSSEPSGEESASETASEASGEEEEPLILQEEIDAADVVPDVVAEGGADDDLIQRVAPFPGGPEDLSLLAHYPDHKAPWTWQALLRTDPRYVDRRTLRVATVGGKVWNLPCDGDSEAHTHVRQLLQQTGLYHLPWCGLPETDPAVVLALVERWHEETSSFHMPFGEMTITLDDVSALLHLPTGSRFYTPGRGERDEVAALCAQLLGGSVAAYLAEFEAAGGQNIRFITLKTMYTSAMDGGRYEDAARIWLVNQLGATLFASKSGGYHTTVYWIGMLEDLGRVSEYAWGAIALASLYEQLSRASRRKTAQIGGFTSLVLSWAYEYISSSVIIRTEVPGYTQDQPRAQRWSTSRIAHSGLDERRVMLDELTVDDITWTPFEDHRDVRPRDPRALYSGYIRTPYGRSVSRHLPERVMRQFGFIQDIPRHPSEIQTTGSLAETTDAAYAEFEPHLRPQGIPATYPGEAVEGYMRWYSRVSHVFIIPEDRREELSAVSAIRRGVELLEQSLEVPGALAPGTQPRILTERALDLFRRSSFVGTQGVAFSAIRGAAAAGGRARGGRARGGRPRGGGARGGRARGEGDPGEGVRGGRARGPRGRRGRGRGE; from the exons atgaagggcgggagGAAGAGGTCTCGATCTTCTACAGTCGATGATGCAGAGGATCGCCACGagcgcttgcatgcttctacGCGGCGCGGCGACCATCGAGCAACTAGTCAGGCGGTTGAGGCTTCGGCCCCGTCTCCGTCTGCTACTCCGGCCGGGGCTCCGTCTCCGTGTCCGTCTGCTACAGCTCCGTCAGGTGGTCCATCTACTACAGCTCCGTCAGGTACTCCGGCTGAGCCTCAGCCTCATCCTACTCCGGTCTCTCCGATGGTTGAGTTACCTCTTGAGGAGACATCTGGCGAGCAGTCTTCTTCGGAGCCCAGTGGCGAGGAGTCTGCTTCTGAGACTGCTTCTGAGGccagtggtgaggaggaggagcctcttattctccaggaggagattgatgctgctgatgtTGTGCCAGATGTGGTGGCAGAGGGCGGCGCGGATGACGACCTCATCCAGAGGGTGGCACCGTTTCCTGGGGGGCCTGAGGATCTGTCGCTTCTTGCGCATTATCCTGACCACAAGGCTCCTTGGACGTGGCAGGCACTTCTTCGCACAGACCCGCGGTACGTGGACCGTCGGACATTGAGGGTGGCCACTGTTGGGGGGAAGGTATGGAACCTCCCCTGTGATGGCGATTCAGAGGCCCACACACATGTGCGACAGCTGCTGCAGCAGACGGGTTTGTATCACCTGCCTTGGTGCGGGTTACCGGAGACAGACCCAGCTGTCGTACTGGCCCTTGttgagagatggcatgaggagacgagtagcttccacatgccgttcggggagatgactatcaccctggacgatgtgtctgctcttctccatcttcccacagggtcgaggttctacactCCGGGCAGAGGGGAGCGAGACGAGGTTGCAGCGCTATGCGCCCAGCtcctgggaggatctgttgctgCTTATCTGGCTGAGTTTGAGGCGGCGGGTGGCCAGAACATTCGGTTcattactctgaagaccatgtacacgtctgctatggatg ggggacgctatgaggatgctgctaggatctggctggtgaaccagcttggtGCCACCCTCTTTGCCAGCAAGAGTGGTGGTTACCACACTACTGTCTACTGGATCGGGATGCTTGAGGACCTCGGTCGCGTGTCGGAGTACGCGTGGGGTGCGATTGCGCTGGCTTCGTTGTACGAACAGCTGAGTCGTGCATCCCGTAGGAAGACAGCGCAGATCGGTGGGTTCACCTCCCTCGTGCTGTCATGGGCGTATGAGTACATATCCAGCAGCGTCATTATCAGGACGGAGGTCCCCGGCTAcacacaggaccagcctagggcgcagcggtggtccacgtctcggatcgcgcattccggactcgatgagagacgagtcatgctcgatgagcttacagtggatgatatcacatggaccccttttgaggaccatcgagatgttcgaccgcgggatcccagggccctctattccggctacatccggacaccttacggccggtctgtgagccgacatctaccagagcgggttatgcgccagtttggcttcatacaggacatccctcgacacccctctgagatccagacgacggggtcccttgctgagaccacagatgctgcctatgctgagtttgagccgcacctccgccctcaggggatacctgctacatatccgggagaggcggtggagggttacatgaggtggtatagcagagtgtcacatgtgttcatcatccctgaggataggagggaggagcttagtgccgtg tctgccatacgtaggggtgtggagttgttggagcagtccCTGGAGGTGCCAGGTGCTCTTGCTCCAGGGACACAGCCCCGGATCCTCACGGAGAGGGCGCTCGATCTCTTTCGACGGAGTTCCTTCGTTGGTACCCAGGGAGTTGCCTTTTCTGCTATTCGAGGAGCCGCAGCTgcgggaggcagagctcgtggaggcagagctcgtggaggcagaccccgtggaggcggagctcgtggaggcagagctcgtggagagggtgatcctggagagggtgttcgtggaggtcgagctcgtggacccagaggtcgcagggggcggggtcggggagagtga